A region from the Lolium perenne isolate Kyuss_39 chromosome 4, Kyuss_2.0, whole genome shotgun sequence genome encodes:
- the LOC127292109 gene encoding actin-depolymerizing factor 3-like: MANAVSGVAVNEECVKAFQELRAERAHRFVVYKLDDDLQQVVVDKVGGVESKFDDLTAALPADDCRYAVYDLEFIADDSVGDTPRSKIFFISWSPETADIKSKMVYASSNEGFKQELEGVQYDVQATDPSELTLEILKDHAT; encoded by the exons ATG GCGAACGCTGTGTCTGGAGTGGCGGTGAACGAGGAGTGCGTGAAGGCGTTCCAGGAGCTGCGCGCCGAGCGCGCGCACCGGTTCGTGGTGTACAAGCTGGACGACGACCTGCAGCAGGTGGTGGTGGACAAGGTGGGCGGCGTCGAATCCAAGTTCGACGACCTCACCGCGGCGCTCCCCGCCGACGACTGCCGCTACGCCGTCTACGACCTCGAGTTCATCGCCGACGACTCCGTCGGCGACACGCCCCGCAGCAAGATCTTCTTCATCTCCTGGTCCCCTGAGACGGCAGACATTAAGAGCAAGATGGTGTACGCCAGCTCCAACGAGGGGTTCAAGCAGGAGCTGGAGGGGGTGCAGTACGACGTGCAGGCCACCGACCCCAGCGAGCTCACCctcgaaatcctcaaggaccatgCCACCTGA
- the LOC127292108 gene encoding actin-depolymerizing factor 3, whose product MANAVSGVAVSEECVKVFQELRAGRAHRFVVYKMDDAVQQVVVEKVGGRDAGFDDLAAALPADDCRYAVYDLDFAVADATAAGAGEAPRSKIFFISWSPATAEVKSKMIYASSNEGFKKELDGVQIDVQATEPSELTLDILKDLAT is encoded by the exons ATG GCGAACGCGGTGTCGGGCGTGGCGGTGAGCGAGGAGTGCGTGAAGGTGTTCCAGGAGCTACGCGCGGGCCGCGCGCACCGGTTCGTGGTGTACAAGATGGACGACGCCGTGCAgcaggtggtggtggagaaggtgGGCGGCCGCGACGCCGGCTTCGACGACCTGGCCGCGGCGCTGCCCGCCGACGACTGCCGCTACGCCGTCTACGACCTCGACTTCGCCGTCGCCGACGCCACGGCCGCCGGGGCCGGCGAGGCGCCGCGCAGCAAGATCTTCTTCATCTCCTG GTCGCCGGCGACGGCGGAGGTGAAGAGCAAGATGATCTACGCGAGCTCCAACGAGGGGTTCAAGAAGGAGCTGGACGGCGTGCAGATCGACGTGCAGGCCACGGAGCCCAGCGAGCTCACCCTCGACATCCTCAAGGACCTCGCCACCTAA
- the LOC127292106 gene encoding uncharacterized protein produces MDQVMVSPSTSGNSGKSARSKSRSRSRSRSKSSSKSKSRSRSRSRSRSRSRSRSPRRDRLRSERAPRRSRSPLRRGRSPPRRSDRRGHRDLTCNNCRRPGHFARDCPSASTCNNCNLPGHFAAECTSKTVCWNCKKSGHIATECKNEALCHTCSKTGHLARDCPASGSNAKLCNNCFKPGHIAVDCTNDRACNNCRQPGHIARECNNDPVCNLCNVSGHLARSCPKTSTLASEIHGGPFRDISCRMCGQPGHISRNCMATVICDTCGGRGHMAYECPSARVFDRGVRRY; encoded by the exons ATG GATCAAGTTATGGTGAGTCCGTCAACGAGCGGGAACAGCGGCAAGAGTGCAAGGAGtaagagcaggagcaggagcaggagcagaagCAAGAGTAGCAGTAAGAGCaaaagcaggagcaggagcaggagtagAAGTCGCAGCCGGAGCAGAAGCCGAAGCCCTCGGAGAGACCGGCTGCGCAGTGAGCGTGCACCTCGCCGCAGCCGTAGCCCACTTCGTCGTGGCCGCAGCCCTCCTCGTCGCAGTGATCGTCGTGGTCACAG GGATCTTACATGCAACAACTGCAGGAGACCTGGCCACTTTGCTAGGGATTGTCCATCTGCTTCTACCTGCAATAACTGCAATCTTCCAGG GCACTTCGCAGCAGAATGCACTTCTAAAACTGTTTGCTGGAACTGCAAGAAGTCTGGACACATTGCTACTGAATGCAAGAACGAGGCCTTGTGTCACACTTGCAGCAAGACAGGGCATCTGGCACGCGACTGCCCTGCCTCAGGGTCTAACGCCAAGCTATGCAACAACTGTTTCAAGCCAGGCCACATTGCTGTCGACTGCACCAATGACCGCGCCTGCAACAACTGCCGCCAGCCAGGCCACATAGCCCGGGAGTGCAATAATGACCCCGTCTGCAACCTCTGCAATGTTTCCGGGCATCTCGCCCGCAGCTGTCCAAAGACGTCGACCCTGGCTTCAGAGATCCACGGCGGCCCTTTCCGTGACATCTCGTGTCGCATGTGTGGCCAGCCAGGGCACATCAGCCGCAACTGCATGGCGACTGTCATCTGTGACACCTGTGGCGGGAGGGGCCACATGGCGTACGAGTGCCCATCGGCCAGGGTGTTTGACCGTGGTGTCCGCCGGTATTGA
- the LOC127292107 gene encoding actin-depolymerizing factor 3: MANAASGAGVNSECITKFNELQAKRLHRYVTYKLHDSKEVVIDQVGERGATYEDFVSALPENDCRYAVFDFDYMTPEEVPKSKIYYIFWSPDCAKVRSKMLYASSNSKFKTGLNGIQIEMQATDASEISRDAIQDRIKDRAC; this comes from the exons ATG GCAAACGCGGCATCGGGTGCTGGAGTGAATAGCGAGTGCATCACCAAGTTCAACGAGCTCCAGGCCAAGAGGCTGCACCGCTACGTGACCTACAAGCTGCACGACTCCAAGGAGGTGGTCATCGATCAGGTCGGGGAGCGCGGAGCGACGTACGAGGATTTCGTCAGCGCTCTACCTGAGAACGACTGCCGCTATGCAGTCTTTGACTTTGACTACATGACCCCTGAGGAGGTTCCCAAGAGCAAGATATACTACATCTTCTG GTCCCCAGACTGCGCCAAGGTGAGGAGCAAGATGCTCTACGCGAGCTCCAACTCCAAGTTCAAGACGGGCCTCAACGGCATCCAGATCGAGATGCAGGCCACTGATGCTAGCGAGATCAGCCGCGACGCCATCCAAGACCGCATCAAGGACCGCGCGTGCTAG